From one Humulus lupulus chromosome 8, drHumLupu1.1, whole genome shotgun sequence genomic stretch:
- the LOC133795997 gene encoding uncharacterized protein LOC133795997, which produces MKLRRLFQSNPEMNLKGMREHLKNEYGIEVDNRRLWKAKGEIEGDHVQSYGKMRRYASMIIATNPGSTTIVQSELVAVETKTIEDGNEASDSIPPVMKPQFKRCFVCYEGVKAGFLTGCKPFFGLDGCHLKSPYKGILLSAVGLDANMHFYPIAYAIVEAENNERWKWFLQLLTEAIGEKAINGQPWCIMSDRQKGLIEAVSTIPNVSHRYCCFHIENNMVKDFGTSYLKNYFWAAAETTNLQKFHNIMNQIKSFNKEAYTWLSNIDPKHWTMSCFDPNVKVEHLTNNHVESFNDWIEEVRFKPPIDLLEGLRIQNSNMMYARKVTADRWQEKLTPKIQLKVTEILKKSRFAQVTRVWDYEFQVDYKNNSYTVRLDEGYCICGQWKIRGYPYVHAAACINSIRANIYDYCSNYFTTEQWRKTYEKVIHPLPDESMWPPFEDELLFPPPVRRQPGRPKKHRRRKVAGEERTLKPISSSKTCKNCKEIGHTRHTCKAPPIVEHPAPTTPVQRRGRGRGRGIGRGQSKDKATTTVAPNTNSTQGNRGRGRGRPRGRGRGGIRHATIQDMEQSENEVEEHAQETEAEELTTVELPLDLFQTQPTR; this is translated from the exons ATGAAACTGAGAAGGTTGTTCCAATCGAATCCAGAAATGAATTTGAAGGGTATGCGAGAACACTTGAAGAATGAGTATGGGATTGAGGTCGACAACAGGAGGTTATGGAAGGCCAAAGGTGAAATTGAGGGTGACCATGTGCAGTCTTATGGCAAGATGAGAAGATATGCATCAATGATTATAGCCACCAACCCTGGTAGTACAACTATTGTGCAATCTGAGCTAGTAGCTGTGGAAACAAAAACTATAGAAGATGGCAATGAAGCTTCAGATTCTATTCCCCCAGTAATGAAGCCTCAATTTAAGAGGTGCTTTGTTTGTTATGAAGGTGTAAAAGCTGGATTTTTAACTGGATGCAAACCTTTTTTTGGCCTAGATGGTTGCCATCTGAAAAGCCCTTATAAGGGTATACTATTATCTGCTGTTGGACTCGATGCAAACATGCACTTTTATCCCATTGCTTATGCCATAGTGGAAGCTGAGAATAATGAAAGATGGAAGTGGTTTCTACAGCTTTTAACTGAGGCAATTGGAGAAAAAGCCATCAATGGACAACCTTGGTGCATAATGAGTGATAGACAAAAG GGGTTAATAGAAGCCGTAAGCACTATACCAAATGTTAGCCATCGTTACTGCTGTTTCCATATTGAAAATAATATGGTGAAAGATTTTGGCACTTCTTACTTGAAAAACTACTTTTGGGCAGCTGCTGAAACGACaaacttacaaaaatttcatAATATTATGAACCAAATCAAATCATTCAACAAGGAGGCGTACACATGGTTGTCAAACATAGATCCTAAACATTGGACGATGAGTTGTTTCGACCCAAATGTCAAAGTTGAACACTTAACAAACAACCACGTCGAATCATTTAATGACTGGATAGAAGAGGTTCGCTTCAAGCCTCCAATAGATTTGCTAGAAGGCCTTCGAATCCAGAATTCAAATATGATGTATGCAAGGAAGGTCACGGCTGATAGGTGGcaagaaaaattaactccaaaaaTACAACTGAAAGTTACTGAAATTTTGAAGAAATCAAGATTTGCTCAAGTCACTAGAGTATGGGATTATGAGTTTCAAGTGGACTACAAGAACAACAGCTACACTGTGAGATTAGATGAAGGTTATTGTATTTGTGGTCAGTGGAAAATTCGAGGGTACCCTTATGTTCATGCAGCTGCATGCATCAATAGTATAAGGGCAAACATTTATGACTACTGTTCAAATTACTTCACAACAGAACAATGGAGAAAGACTTATGAAAAAGTCATACACCCATTACCAGATGAGTCCATGTGGCCTCCTTTTGAGGATGAACTCCTTTTTCCCCCACCAGTTAGAAGACAACCAGGGAGACCAAAAAAGCATCGTAGAAGGAAGGTTGCAGGGGAAGAGCGGACCTTGAAACCTATATCCAGCTCAAAGACTTGCAAAAATTGTAAGGAAATTGGTCATACTAGACATACATGCAAGGCACCTCCAATTGTAGAACATCCAGCACCAACAACTCCAGTACAAAGAAGAGGCAGGGGACGAGGTAGAGGAATAGGTAGGGGCCAAAGCAAGGATAAGGCAACCACGACTGTTGCACCAAACACAAATTCTACTCAAGGAAACCGAGGGAGAGGTAGAGGAAGACCCCGTGGTAGAGGTCGTGGTGGCATTCGTCATGCAACAATCCAG GATATGGAACAATCTGAGAATGAAGTTGAAGAACATGCTCAAGAAACTGAGGCTGAGGAGTTGACCACAGTTGAGCTACCACTAGATTTGTTCCAAACTCAACCAACACGGTGA